From Butyricimonas paravirosa, one genomic window encodes:
- a CDS encoding MutS-related protein yields the protein MSFKIDKQTLDDLAIFGNNRTKSVYDIFNRTRTRGGAKILEEMFLYPLSDADQINERSDVIRYYRDIEAEFPFRGEIFDTMEFYLGNTDRRTQLMTQDNTLGRKFKNLVGTDTEYTQIHNGIVCCIELLNTLDAFLKNSKADAGNKTIAELTASLRGLLGNEKWSWYVSEKGKKKLGYEQAVVYDRVLRFEERDKLMKILYYVYLLDVYMAVANVAKERGFVFAKAHPNDKNTLVMKGAFHPFLTNPVGNTITVDENSNVIFLTGANMAGKSTFMKSFGITVFLAHVGFPVPAKEMEFSVQNGMFTTINLPDNLSMGYSHFYAEVLRVKKVAQQVRQTQHLIVVFDELFRGTNVKDAYDATVAVTEAFAGIRNCTFIISTHIIEAGEVLKERCDNINFVYLPTKMEGSKPVYTYTLAPGITDDRHGMMIVNNEHIIEIIKNGEA from the coding sequence ATGAGCTTTAAAATAGACAAACAGACGTTGGACGATCTGGCCATTTTCGGTAATAACCGGACGAAATCTGTTTATGATATTTTCAACCGAACCCGTACACGAGGAGGTGCGAAAATTCTTGAAGAGATGTTCTTGTATCCCCTATCGGATGCAGACCAGATAAACGAAAGAAGTGACGTGATTCGTTATTATCGTGATATCGAGGCCGAATTCCCGTTCCGTGGAGAGATTTTTGACACGATGGAATTCTACTTGGGTAACACGGACAGGCGTACACAGTTGATGACGCAGGATAACACGTTAGGACGGAAATTCAAGAATCTCGTTGGGACGGATACAGAGTATACCCAAATCCACAACGGGATTGTTTGTTGTATAGAGTTGTTGAACACGCTGGATGCCTTCTTGAAGAATTCGAAGGCGGATGCCGGTAACAAGACCATCGCGGAGTTGACGGCTAGTTTACGGGGGTTACTGGGTAACGAGAAGTGGTCCTGGTATGTTTCCGAGAAGGGAAAGAAGAAACTGGGTTACGAGCAGGCGGTAGTTTACGACCGGGTGTTGCGTTTCGAGGAACGGGATAAGCTGATGAAAATTTTGTATTACGTTTATTTGCTGGATGTTTACATGGCGGTGGCCAACGTGGCGAAAGAACGTGGTTTTGTTTTCGCGAAAGCTCACCCGAATGACAAGAACACGTTGGTTATGAAAGGGGCGTTTCATCCTTTCCTCACGAACCCTGTCGGTAACACGATCACGGTGGACGAGAATAGTAACGTGATTTTCTTGACGGGAGCGAACATGGCCGGGAAGTCGACTTTCATGAAGAGTTTTGGCATCACGGTTTTCTTGGCTCACGTGGGATTCCCTGTCCCCGCAAAGGAAATGGAATTTTCAGTTCAAAACGGGATGTTCACGACGATTAACTTACCGGATAACTTAAGTATGGGATATAGCCATTTTTATGCCGAGGTTTTGCGGGTGAAGAAGGTGGCACAACAAGTTCGGCAAACGCAACACCTGATCGTGGTGTTTGACGAGTTGTTCCGCGGTACGAACGTGAAAGATGCTTACGACGCGACAGTGGCGGTGACAGAGGCTTTTGCCGGAATCCGTAATTGCACGTTTATCATTTCGACTCATATTATAGAAGCGGGAGAGGTACTGAAAGAAAGGTGTGATAACATAAATTTCGTTTACTTGCCGACCAAGATGGAGGGAAGTAAGCCTGTTTATACCTACACGCTAGCTCCCGGTATCACGGATGATCGTCATGGTATGATGATCGTGAATAACGAACATATTATCGAAATCATTAAAAATGGAGAAGCATGA
- a CDS encoding MutS-related protein produces MSFETDKQTLDDLNLLGKYKNNSVYSLYVGTITRGGERKMEDMFLHPLTDAKSINERSAVFRYFRDHDFGFPFGKDEFDVVEQYIAGASGKRAFMNMLQIARAKAMFYISHDPEFGIIRDRIVTSIEFFRKARTYFDELGRDVAGNPFQKIAERGKALLSDSRVTKLLENSRRENPGLMDMICFDRNLRCVSHKNFKEVIELLQEIDVNVVIGSVARERNFCFAEAADDGEILVAMKGLHHPRIDGAISNDLEVTATKNVFFLTGANMAGKSTLMKSFGIAVYLAHMGFPVAATSMQFRIQDGMYTSINVPDNINLGYSHFYAEVLRVKKVAIEVSRDKRLIVIFDELFKGTNVKDAFDATLAVTEAIAERKNCAFMVSTHIIEVGQELGKRCDNVTFEYLPTVMKGKLPTYTYKLEPGITSDKHGMIIINNEKIIEIIKGEVAS; encoded by the coding sequence ATGAGTTTTGAGACAGATAAACAGACCCTGGATGACCTGAATCTTCTGGGGAAATACAAGAATAATTCCGTTTACAGTTTGTATGTCGGGACGATCACCCGGGGAGGTGAGCGCAAGATGGAGGACATGTTCCTGCACCCGTTGACAGACGCGAAGTCAATCAACGAGCGTTCAGCCGTGTTCCGTTATTTTAGAGATCATGATTTCGGTTTTCCTTTCGGGAAGGACGAGTTTGATGTCGTGGAACAATATATTGCCGGGGCTAGTGGAAAGCGTGCTTTTATGAACATGCTGCAAATTGCGCGGGCAAAAGCCATGTTTTACATCAGCCATGACCCGGAATTCGGGATTATCCGGGATCGTATCGTGACATCGATTGAATTTTTCCGGAAGGCCCGGACTTATTTTGACGAGTTGGGACGTGACGTTGCCGGGAATCCTTTCCAAAAGATTGCGGAGCGTGGAAAAGCTTTGTTGAGCGATAGCCGGGTGACGAAGTTGTTGGAGAATTCTCGTCGGGAGAATCCCGGTTTGATGGATATGATTTGTTTTGACCGGAATTTGCGGTGTGTTTCTCACAAGAATTTTAAGGAAGTGATCGAGTTATTGCAGGAGATTGACGTGAACGTGGTTATAGGTAGCGTGGCCAGGGAGAGAAACTTCTGTTTTGCAGAGGCAGCTGATGACGGGGAGATCCTGGTTGCCATGAAGGGGTTGCACCATCCTCGTATTGACGGGGCGATCTCTAATGACCTGGAGGTGACGGCCACGAAGAACGTGTTCTTCCTGACGGGTGCTAACATGGCTGGAAAGTCCACGTTGATGAAGTCATTCGGTATCGCGGTGTACTTGGCTCACATGGGTTTCCCCGTGGCGGCAACTTCCATGCAGTTCCGTATTCAAGATGGAATGTACACGTCTATTAACGTGCCGGATAATATTAACCTGGGTTACAGTCATTTCTACGCGGAGGTTCTTCGCGTGAAGAAGGTCGCTATCGAGGTGAGTCGTGACAAACGCTTGATCGTGATTTTCGACGAGTTGTTCAAGGGTACGAACGTGAAAGATGCTTTCGACGCGACACTGGCTGTCACGGAGGCGATTGCCGAGAGAAAGAATTGCGCGTTTATGGTTTCTACCCACATTATCGAGGTGGGACAGGAACTCGGGAAACGTTGTGATAACGTGACGTTCGAGTATCTTCCGACCGTGATGAAAGGTAAGTTGCCAACATATACTTACAAGTTGGAGCCGGGTATCACGAGTGATAAGCATGGTATGATTATTATTAATAACGAGAAGATTATCGAGATTATTAAAGGAGAGGTTGCCTCTTAG
- a CDS encoding RNA polymerase sigma-70 factor codes for MLNEIEVGLICLSERKKFKEVYEEYFTALKYFAMRYVKDEEVACDLLQDVFVKLWEKGDRFENEMQLKTYLYRVVRNHCLTYIRDTQRKEKRMEGFEVEETEESFVHQMIEAEIYALINDIFEELPDACRNVYMKSLEGKSHKEIAEELHIAITTIKKHKTNANNYLRGRLKDLLLSAIFCGV; via the coding sequence ATGTTGAATGAAATTGAGGTTGGCTTGATCTGTTTATCAGAGAGAAAGAAGTTTAAAGAGGTGTACGAAGAGTATTTTACCGCTTTGAAGTATTTCGCCATGCGTTACGTGAAGGATGAGGAGGTGGCTTGTGATCTGTTGCAGGATGTTTTTGTCAAATTGTGGGAGAAGGGGGATCGGTTCGAGAACGAGATGCAATTGAAGACTTATCTGTACCGGGTTGTTCGGAATCATTGCCTGACTTATATTCGGGATACCCAAAGGAAAGAGAAACGTATGGAGGGTTTCGAGGTGGAAGAGACAGAGGAATCGTTCGTACACCAGATGATCGAGGCTGAGATTTACGCTTTGATAAATGATATTTTCGAGGAACTCCCGGATGCTTGCAGGAATGTTTATATGAAAAGTCTGGAAGGTAAGAGCCACAAGGAAATTGCGGAAGAATTGCATATCGCAATCACTACAATTAAAAAGCACAAGACGAACGCAAATAATTATTTAAGAGGACGGTTGAAGGATTTGCTACTTTCTGCCATATTCTGTGGAGTTTAA
- a CDS encoding FecR family protein — MKALLKEISEGERCELDGWLNASEQNRNFFESLHSEMYLKKAVGDHNRLLRDAGWKQIKRKTVEVRSRKIRLQVYRVAAAIIFPLMLGGFIWYMMGSVEKRSGLPLAHQEIKVGGSKAVVTLSTGERVALFGDTTVCVNDGLSTMINQQDTLNFMKNNDVVVAENSYTVIEIPRGGEYIVRLEDGTVVYLNSESELRMPVHFGSEERLVWLKGEAYFSVKHENKRRFIVRTDRADVSVLGTEFGVRAYSGEKEFLTTLVKGRVEVKSENNVHRIVPGEQAKVDNTGNIAVTKVNTDEFVAWKVGRIVFTDARLEDIMNELQRWYDFNVFYASSELKELRFSMDIVKYKEVSEIFDLMEKIRRVSFEVNGNNVILK; from the coding sequence ATGAAAGCACTTTTGAAAGAGATTTCTGAAGGGGAGCGGTGTGAGTTGGATGGGTGGTTGAATGCTTCTGAACAAAACAGGAATTTTTTCGAGAGTTTGCATTCGGAGATGTATTTAAAGAAGGCGGTGGGAGATCATAATCGGCTATTGCGGGATGCGGGATGGAAACAAATAAAGAGAAAAACGGTGGAAGTGAGGTCTCGTAAGATTCGTTTGCAGGTGTATCGTGTTGCGGCGGCGATTATTTTCCCTTTAATGTTAGGAGGGTTTATTTGGTATATGATGGGTTCTGTGGAGAAACGGTCAGGATTACCTTTAGCACATCAAGAGATAAAGGTGGGAGGATCTAAAGCAGTGGTTACATTATCAACGGGAGAGCGGGTTGCACTTTTCGGTGACACTACGGTATGTGTGAATGACGGGTTGTCCACGATGATTAATCAGCAGGATACGTTGAATTTCATGAAAAATAACGACGTGGTTGTAGCGGAAAATAGTTACACGGTTATTGAGATTCCGAGAGGTGGAGAATATATTGTTCGATTAGAAGACGGAACCGTGGTTTATTTGAATTCTGAGTCGGAATTGCGAATGCCCGTTCATTTCGGATCAGAAGAGAGACTGGTTTGGTTAAAAGGCGAAGCTTATTTCAGTGTTAAGCACGAGAACAAGCGTCGGTTTATTGTGAGAACGGATAGGGCTGATGTCTCGGTGTTAGGAACAGAGTTTGGAGTAAGGGCATACTCTGGCGAGAAAGAGTTCTTGACGACTTTGGTGAAGGGTAGAGTTGAGGTGAAGAGTGAAAATAACGTGCATCGTATTGTGCCGGGAGAACAAGCGAAAGTTGATAATACTGGAAATATAGCGGTTACGAAGGTGAATACGGATGAATTTGTCGCTTGGAAAGTGGGGCGGATCGTGTTCACGGACGCTCGTTTGGAGGATATCATGAACGAGTTGCAAAGGTGGTATGATTTCAACGTGTTTTACGCAAGTTCGGAACTCAAAGAATTGCGTTTCTCGATGGATATTGTGAAATACAAGGAGGTTTCGGAGATATTTGACCTGATGGAGAAGATTCGAAGAGTCTCTTTTGAGGTAAATGGGAATAATGTGATCTTAAAATAA
- a CDS encoding SusC/RagA family TonB-linked outer membrane protein — protein sequence MKKHHESLRGFPRWLCRLLLFVNVVLVTVSFSFAQQNTNRVTIDMKNASLSEVFNEIKRQTNLSFMFSNDDLKNVPRKDVQIKNVTVDEAMKKCLEGTGLEYELTNNVVVIRKAAAKIEKAQQVTLTGTVRDKDGQTLPGVSVVIKGTSLGGATDIDGKYRFTVPLAKDMVLVFSFVGMETKEVVYNGESTLDVTLDPDVTEMAEVVVTGIFTRKADSYTGAVTTIKKEDLQKVGNQNVLQSLKNIDPSFQVLENNEFGSDPNKVPDIQMRGASNFSDMKDKYQTNPNQPLFIVDGFEQSIEKVMDMDMNRVASITLLKDATAKALYGSKGANGVVVIETVTPEAGKMRVSYSGNLSIQAPDLGSYDLANAAEKLEIEKRAGVYTDKSGRPNVQQQYDEKYNEYYKEILRGVDTYWLEKPLRVGVGHKHSLNFEGGDDIIRYSIDFSYNKVAGVMKGSDREVISGGFNFQYRYGKFLFRDQLSVTFNKADESPYGAFSEYAKLNPYWRAYNDDGSIREVMGDYQIANMQGSHPIYNPMVNASLNTKTSTSYTDVTNNFYAEWDAFEGMKVKGRFGLVSSKNDSEVFLPRDHTSFRDISPDSEDYFNRGKYTKGNGTRLDYNVDLSANYSKLFGKHLLFANAQWSISQKKSEMVYFQAQGFANNKMDYITNAKEYVSGSPYGDESVVRETSVLASVNYSYDDRYLLDATYRANASSLFGADKRWGSFWSTGIGWNIHKERFFEGVSFLEKLRLRASTGYSGSQNFNSYQAIATYKYYNESYDNIMGSYLISLANPELQWQKTQDNNFGIEFSVLNMLDVTFDYYIKNTENLLTPVSLPPSAGFDSYMENLGETQNRGIEAKVNLRAIRDTKREMYLSVFGSLMHNKNKITKISDALNTLNNTRDEEKIESNIPDHENGKGVTKPSTRYAEGQSMNAIWAVRSLGIDPMNGDEIFLSADGKMVYKWDPKDQVVVGDDLPKVSGTFGFNFEYKGFSVNTSFYYRLGGQYYNQTLVNKVENADIQYNVDRRMYTDRWTTPGVAAKYKAFNSSEPFTRPTSRFVQDLNELQMTSLNIGYDFRNCGFMKGGAIERLKLQFYANDLFRLSTVKTERGTEYPYARTYSFTLQATF from the coding sequence ATGAAAAAACATCATGAGAGTTTGCGGGGTTTTCCCCGTTGGCTGTGCCGGCTACTATTATTTGTGAATGTTGTGCTGGTGACGGTATCGTTTTCATTTGCTCAACAGAACACGAATCGGGTTACGATTGACATGAAGAATGCTTCTTTATCAGAGGTGTTTAACGAGATTAAACGACAGACGAATTTGAGTTTCATGTTTAGTAACGACGATTTGAAGAATGTTCCGAGAAAGGATGTCCAGATTAAAAATGTCACGGTAGATGAGGCAATGAAGAAATGCTTGGAAGGGACAGGCTTGGAATACGAGCTGACGAATAACGTGGTTGTTATTCGTAAAGCTGCTGCAAAAATTGAAAAAGCACAACAAGTAACATTAACTGGTACTGTGCGAGATAAAGATGGCCAGACTTTACCGGGAGTGTCCGTTGTAATTAAAGGAACTTCTTTAGGAGGGGCAACAGATATTGATGGAAAATATCGATTCACGGTTCCTTTGGCGAAGGATATGGTATTGGTATTTTCTTTCGTGGGGATGGAGACCAAGGAGGTGGTATATAATGGAGAATCGACTTTGGATGTGACCTTGGATCCTGATGTAACAGAAATGGCCGAGGTTGTCGTGACAGGTATTTTTACCCGTAAAGCGGATAGCTATACCGGTGCCGTGACGACGATTAAAAAGGAGGATTTGCAAAAGGTTGGTAACCAGAACGTGTTGCAATCACTGAAAAATATCGATCCTTCTTTCCAAGTATTGGAGAATAATGAATTCGGTTCTGATCCGAATAAGGTTCCGGATATTCAGATGCGTGGAGCGTCTAATTTTTCAGATATGAAAGATAAATACCAGACAAACCCGAATCAACCGCTTTTCATTGTTGACGGATTCGAGCAGTCGATAGAGAAAGTAATGGATATGGATATGAACCGGGTGGCTTCGATCACCTTATTGAAAGATGCAACAGCCAAGGCTCTTTATGGTTCTAAAGGTGCTAACGGGGTTGTCGTGATCGAGACTGTGACCCCGGAAGCCGGAAAAATGAGAGTTTCTTATTCGGGCAATCTTAGTATTCAGGCTCCAGATTTAGGGAGTTATGATTTGGCAAATGCGGCAGAAAAACTAGAGATCGAGAAAAGAGCAGGTGTTTACACGGATAAATCGGGACGTCCCAATGTGCAACAACAATATGATGAGAAATATAACGAGTATTACAAAGAAATCTTGCGGGGAGTGGATACATATTGGTTGGAAAAACCTTTACGTGTGGGAGTGGGACACAAACACTCGTTGAATTTTGAAGGAGGGGATGACATTATCCGGTATAGTATTGATTTTTCGTATAATAAAGTCGCCGGGGTAATGAAGGGGTCTGATCGTGAAGTGATTTCTGGTGGTTTTAATTTTCAATATCGTTACGGTAAATTCCTTTTTAGAGATCAATTGTCTGTCACTTTTAATAAGGCTGACGAGTCTCCTTATGGGGCATTCTCCGAGTATGCAAAATTGAATCCTTACTGGAGAGCTTACAATGATGATGGTAGTATTAGGGAGGTTATGGGAGATTACCAGATCGCAAATATGCAGGGAAGTCATCCTATATATAATCCGATGGTAAATGCTTCATTAAACACGAAAACCTCGACATCTTATACTGATGTCACGAATAATTTTTATGCAGAGTGGGATGCTTTCGAAGGAATGAAGGTAAAAGGACGTTTCGGGTTAGTTAGCAGCAAAAATGATAGTGAGGTGTTTTTACCGCGTGATCATACGTCTTTCCGGGATATATCGCCTGATAGCGAGGATTATTTTAATAGAGGGAAGTACACGAAAGGTAATGGCACGCGTTTAGATTATAATGTGGATCTTTCTGCGAATTATTCAAAATTGTTTGGTAAGCATTTGTTATTTGCTAATGCCCAGTGGAGTATAAGTCAAAAAAAGAGTGAGATGGTATACTTCCAAGCTCAAGGATTTGCTAATAACAAGATGGATTATATCACGAATGCGAAAGAGTATGTTTCCGGTAGTCCTTATGGAGATGAATCAGTCGTGAGGGAGACTAGTGTTTTGGCCTCTGTTAACTATTCTTATGATGACCGCTATTTATTAGATGCAACTTATCGGGCGAATGCTTCTTCTCTATTTGGTGCAGACAAACGTTGGGGAAGTTTCTGGTCTACAGGTATTGGTTGGAATATTCATAAAGAAAGGTTCTTCGAAGGAGTCAGTTTTTTGGAGAAATTGAGATTAAGAGCTTCAACGGGGTATTCCGGTTCGCAGAACTTTAATTCTTATCAAGCGATAGCCACTTATAAGTATTATAACGAGAGCTATGATAATATTATGGGATCGTACTTGATTAGTCTGGCGAATCCGGAATTACAATGGCAAAAGACTCAGGATAATAATTTTGGTATAGAGTTTTCGGTGTTGAATATGTTGGATGTTACTTTTGACTATTACATAAAGAACACGGAAAATTTGTTGACTCCTGTTTCACTTCCTCCTTCAGCTGGTTTTGATAGTTATATGGAGAATTTAGGCGAGACGCAAAATCGAGGTATCGAGGCAAAAGTTAATCTGCGTGCGATAAGAGATACGAAGCGTGAAATGTATTTAAGCGTGTTTGGCTCCCTTATGCATAATAAGAACAAAATAACCAAGATTTCAGATGCATTGAATACATTAAATAATACTCGGGATGAGGAGAAGATAGAGAGTAATATACCGGATCACGAAAATGGAAAGGGTGTGACCAAGCCTTCAACCCGTTATGCGGAAGGGCAATCTATGAATGCAATATGGGCGGTGAGATCATTGGGAATAGATCCAATGAATGGTGATGAAATCTTTTTATCAGCGGACGGTAAGATGGTTTATAAATGGGATCCGAAAGATCAAGTGGTTGTCGGTGATGATTTACCCAAGGTTTCCGGAACTTTCGGTTTTAATTTTGAATATAAAGGCTTTTCTGTGAACACGTCGTTTTATTACAGATTGGGTGGACAATATTATAACCAGACTTTGGTAAATAAAGTGGAGAATGCCGATATACAATATAATGTGGATCGTAGAATGTACACGGATCGTTGGACAACTCCGGGAGTTGCGGCTAAATATAAAGCCTTTAATAGTAGTGAACCCTTTACCCGACCGACATCTCGTTTTGTTCAAGATTTAAATGAATTGCAGATGACATCGTTAAATATAGGATATGATTTCCGCAATTGCGGTTTCATGAAGGGGGGAGCAATTGAACGGTTAAAATTGCAATTCTATGCGAATGATTTGTTCAGATTATCAACGGTGAAAACGGAACGAGGTACTGAGTATCCGTATGCTAGAACGTATTCATTTACTTTACAGGCAACGTTTTAG
- a CDS encoding RagB/SusD family nutrient uptake outer membrane protein, whose translation MKNIVHRIKLSVWVLLVLFVTTSCESWLDVKPKTEEEAERMFSTEEGFKSALAGTYISLSQPELYGRELTFGMVGVLGQEWEKGGTLDQTSSAYSFFLRYRYDETVSKAIVEKVWGEMYKTIANVNTLIEYTDKKRDVLKGNNYEIIRGEALALRAFIHFDLLRLYAEADFSEAAEVSIPYVKEAKPAIAPQYTPADVVELILGDVKDALDLLEKDPIYTGQDVSGEDNGYLANRNFHLNYYAVQGLKARVLAYAKQMDKAAEAALIVIGAQESKNIFPWVKKNDINPSDVTLKDRTFSTEHLFALNTIKLDENIKGYFKETTSPMLPRQAITGGSNYLYDVADYRLKWFDNENGLVNVFSKFWQSDKKTVDGVVLPKRDRMPVIRISEMYYIVAESMKMSDPQGALDKLNLVRKMRGLTEPLTDLNPDAIQQEIQKEYEREFLGEGQLFFYHKRQGTKNIATANAVYKLPMPDLEIDLGERE comes from the coding sequence ATGAAGAATATAGTACATAGAATAAAGTTATCCGTTTGGGTTCTTCTGGTTTTGTTTGTTACAACTTCCTGTGAGAGCTGGTTAGATGTGAAACCTAAGACGGAAGAAGAAGCTGAACGTATGTTTAGTACAGAAGAAGGATTTAAGTCTGCTTTGGCAGGTACTTATATTTCTCTGAGTCAGCCCGAGTTGTACGGTAGAGAGTTAACCTTCGGAATGGTAGGTGTTTTAGGACAAGAATGGGAAAAGGGAGGAACCTTGGATCAAACCAGCTCGGCATATTCTTTTTTCTTGCGATATAGATATGATGAGACGGTGTCAAAAGCAATTGTGGAGAAAGTGTGGGGAGAAATGTATAAGACGATTGCTAATGTGAATACATTGATTGAGTACACGGATAAAAAACGGGATGTGTTGAAAGGGAATAATTATGAAATTATTCGCGGAGAGGCTTTGGCTTTAAGAGCTTTTATTCATTTTGATCTTTTACGGTTATATGCGGAAGCTGATTTTTCTGAGGCTGCAGAGGTTTCAATCCCTTATGTGAAAGAAGCTAAACCAGCGATTGCTCCACAATATACTCCGGCAGACGTGGTGGAATTAATTCTGGGAGATGTAAAAGATGCTCTTGATTTATTGGAGAAAGATCCCATTTATACGGGGCAGGATGTCTCTGGTGAGGATAACGGTTATTTAGCCAATCGGAATTTCCACTTGAATTATTATGCTGTGCAAGGTTTGAAAGCCAGGGTATTAGCTTATGCAAAACAAATGGATAAAGCGGCAGAGGCAGCTTTGATCGTGATTGGTGCGCAGGAAAGTAAAAATATTTTTCCTTGGGTGAAAAAGAATGATATAAATCCTAGTGATGTAACATTGAAAGATCGTACTTTTTCTACCGAGCATCTTTTTGCCTTGAATACGATCAAATTGGACGAAAATATCAAAGGATATTTTAAAGAGACGACGTCACCGATGCTTCCTCGGCAGGCAATCACGGGTGGTTCGAATTATTTGTATGATGTGGCTGATTATCGTTTGAAGTGGTTTGATAATGAGAATGGGTTGGTAAATGTGTTTTCAAAATTCTGGCAAAGCGATAAGAAAACGGTAGATGGGGTTGTTTTACCGAAGAGGGATAGAATGCCAGTGATTCGGATTTCAGAGATGTATTATATCGTGGCAGAGTCGATGAAGATGTCTGATCCTCAAGGAGCATTGGATAAATTGAATTTGGTGCGTAAAATGCGTGGATTGACAGAGCCTCTTACTGACCTGAATCCTGATGCGATTCAACAGGAAATACAGAAAGAGTACGAGAGGGAATTTTTAGGAGAAGGACAGTTATTTTTCTACCATAAGAGACAGGGAACGAAGAATATCGCAACTGCAAATGCTGTTTATAAACTCCCGATGCCTGATCTGGAGATCGATCTTGGAGAACGTGAATAA
- a CDS encoding DUF4843 domain-containing protein, with the protein MRNIFKIWLLAGLVSFFMISCSEDKIETYSGPDAVNMWIGTTRDSAEMSFLALEPTLTEYDFNVELRIQSVLRNEDRDVKINLGELTTAVAGENFEVAENVTIPAGETSVIVPVKVYKKGLADIEGGLVVELVIGTSDDFIPGVYGKMKLSFAGDFPKNWYASTTSDVGAIPYFWGKCTKNKYQFVFEHLGTIDLKDYAGWNYTPIIAMQNELNAKLEKYAADHDGEWLPDDDGSKMWFSAGT; encoded by the coding sequence ATGAGAAATATATTTAAAATATGGTTACTTGCGGGATTGGTGTCATTCTTTATGATATCATGTAGCGAAGATAAGATTGAAACTTATTCCGGTCCAGATGCGGTCAACATGTGGATTGGTACGACGAGAGATAGTGCCGAGATGTCCTTTTTGGCACTGGAACCAACATTGACCGAATATGACTTTAACGTGGAACTTCGAATTCAATCCGTATTAAGGAATGAAGATCGAGATGTGAAAATTAACTTGGGTGAATTGACAACGGCTGTTGCCGGAGAAAATTTCGAAGTCGCTGAAAATGTTACTATTCCCGCTGGGGAGACTTCCGTTATAGTACCGGTGAAAGTTTATAAAAAAGGGTTGGCCGATATTGAAGGTGGATTGGTTGTTGAGCTTGTTATTGGAACATCCGATGATTTCATTCCGGGGGTCTATGGGAAAATGAAACTTTCTTTTGCCGGTGATTTCCCAAAAAATTGGTATGCAAGTACGACTTCAGATGTAGGAGCAATACCTTATTTCTGGGGTAAATGTACGAAAAATAAATACCAATTCGTTTTTGAACATTTAGGTACTATTGATTTGAAAGATTATGCGGGATGGAATTATACTCCGATTATAGCAATGCAGAATGAGTTGAATGCTAAATTAGAAAAATATGCTGCAGATCATGACGGGGAATGGTTACCGGATGACGATGGAAGTAAAATGTGGTTCTCTGCTGGTACCTGA